The nucleotide window CGTGGGCATGGCGCTTCCACATCTCCTGCTGACGGCAACTATTCTTCTGCCGCTTGTGCTACCGATCTCTTTACTGTGCTAGAAGCCCTAAAACTTGATGCGATCGCCCTCGTCGGCCACAGTTACGGTGCCTGTGTTGCTTTAGCGGCGGCAGCGACAGCACCCCAATAGACTTCTTCAAAAATAAGGCAATCAGCCAAAATAAAGGGAGCAGTGCTGTCAGGACGAATCATGAAGCAAGCCTGCTGCAACCGTCTGTTGCATCCATTCAACGCCCATCCTCAACCAGGTAAACGGATGGTAGGGCTCGGAGCAAAAGCGCTTTGGGAGCTGTGGCAGCGGACGGCAGAAGCGGAACGGGCTAAACGCCTGAGGCAAGCTCAACGACCTAGAGGAAAACGACAGGCGGGTGGAGGGCGTAAACAGGATGCCGCCGTCCTAGGTCGGTTGTTGGTGACCCTGATTTACCTGCGGCAACACTGGACCCTGCAAGCGATTGCTCTCACCCTCGATTGTGCCGAAGCGACGGTTTGGAACTACATCCATGAGATGCTGCCCCATCTCCGTGAGCGCCTACCTGCGAGTTTGCTCGAACAATGGCAGCAAGAATGCCCCAGTATCGAACGCGCAGAGCTAGAGCAATGGTTAGCCGAACTGCCGGAGGGAGCTTTGCTAGTCGATAGTTGGGAGCAAGCGATTCCCCGACCCACTGATGATCAGGAGTAGGAAGAGTATTACTCCGGCAAACAGAAAGAGCATACCCGTAAAAACCAGGCGATTGTCATCCCGAAGGGTGTGGACCTCGTCGATGTTGTCCTGGGGGGGAAGGGGCCGCGTAGTGACAGCAAGCTACTTGAGCAAACGCAGGACGAATTGCCGAACCGTCTCTCGTTCATCGGGGACAGAGCCTATGTCAGTCGCTGTCATACCACCACACCCCATAAGAAACCACCGAAGGGAGAGTTAACGCAGGAGCAAAAGGAGTTTAATCGCTACGTGAGTCAAAAGCGAGTGTTTGTGGAACAGGTGATTCGAGTGATTAAAATTTTCCAGGTTGCCAAGGAAGAGTTTCGGATGCCTTCCCGGATGTATGAGTTTGCGATTGGTTGTGCCTGTGGTTTAGTCCGTTTACGGGTGCAGTATGTCTGAAATCAGAGCTTTAGCAGCTTGACCTACCCACTTTTCTTATTTTTGAAGAGGTCTATTCGAGAATTCTGACTCTATGGGTGCCTCCCTTGTCACCTGTTTAGATTTCTGAGGACGACGTTTTTCCCATTCTGGCTCGAATTGGCCAGGTTCGCGGTGCGGTGCGAAGCAGCCCCCCTTTCGGGTCACCTCATCACAGCCCAACTCATCATTTGCGTCGTCGAGCCCGGTGGTGAACAGGTGAAGCGATCGGTCAAGGAATCGATGCGGTAAGAGAAATTTCGAGGCAAATTCACCCTGCCTCACGGTTCTAATTCACATTTTCCCCAGAAGTCAGGGGAATGCCTCCAGTTCAACTATTCCCCTAGCTTCGAAACCACTGTGGAGCAAGTCTTACAGCCGTTTTTGTGTCGATTCGCCTGGGGGAAGATGTCCTTCCTATTCTGGAGACATCAAACAAACGAAGGACACGAAACCATGCCTTACGAAAAGTTAGACCTCTCTACTGCCAAGCCTGTTCTCTCCTGGGCAAACCACGAACTGGGTCAGGATGAAACCAAAATGGCAAAGAACGTAGCATCCCTGCCCTTTGTCTTCAAGCACGTTGCCCTGATGCCCGATGTCCATTTAGGTAAAGGGGCTTTAGTGGGTTCGGTTGTAGCGACGAAAGCAGCGATCGTTCCCGCGGCAGTGGGAGTCGATATTGGTTGCGGCATGTGTGCAATCAAAACGCCTTTTGTGGCGGAGCAATTGGACGGCAAACTGCACCAGATTCGGCAAGACATTGAAGCTCTAATTCCCGTTGGCTTCAACGAAAATGACGAAGCAGACGCACAAGTGCTGAACTGGCAGGGTTGGCAAGACTTTAAGCATTTACACTCTGACGCGCAACATTTGGAAGCTAAGGCTTTGAAACAGATGGGATCGCTGGGGGGCGGCAACCACTTCATCGAAGTCTGTGTGGATGAGCAAAATCAGGTTTGGTTGATGCTGCACTCTGGGTCTCGTCATATCGGCAACGTGCTGGCACAGCGCCATATCGAGACGGCAAAGGAGTTGGCAAAGCTAGCGGGCGAAAAATTGCCTGATCCCGACCTAGCACACTTTGTTCAGGGCACCCCAGAGTTTGAGGCGTACTGGCGTGATTTGCAGTGGGCACAGAACTATGCCCGCGTGAACCGCGAAGTGCTGATGGCGCGATCCAAGCGAGTGCTGGAAAAGCATCTGGCGAACGGTCAACCCTTCACTCCTTGCCTGAACGTCAACTGCCACCACAACTATGCCGAGCGAGAAGTGCATTTCGGCGAAGAGGTGTATGTGACTCGTAAAGGTGCAGTCCGGGCACAGGCAGACGACTATGGCATCATTCCTGGGTCGATGGGAGCCAAGTCCTACATCGTGAAGGGCAAGGGTAACGTGGCAAGCTACTGCTCTTGCTCTCACGGGGCAGGGCGGTTGATGTCTCGGAACAAGGCAAAGCTCAACTTCACGTTGGAAGACCTGATCCAGCAAACACAGGGGATCGAGTGCCGTAAGGATGAAGGTGTACTGGATGAAATCCCCGGAGTCTACAAGCCGATCGATCAGGTGATGGCAAACCAATCTGATCTAGTAGAGGTGGTGGCAACCTTGAAGCAACTTGTTTGTGTGAAGGGTTAAACAGGCATAAATTGCTCTCATCGGCTCAACAAACGCACTGCTTCACCAAAGGGAAACTGCTCCAGGGCTAATCCCCCTGAAGTGACAACCCATAGTACAGGTGAGCAGGGAGCGTCTGTCGGAAACTGACCATATCCATCGGTTAAGTAAATACAAACTCCCATCGTCATCCCATCCCACTGTTCTGCCACTTGCTGGAAGAAGGGAACAAAGGAAGTACCACCACCGCCTTTGGGTGCTGGCAACTCTACATCAGGATCGAGAACATAGGGTCCGTAGATTTCAGCATCGGCATAGTAAAGGTCGCATTGCAGATGGGGGTAAGTGCCTAAAATACCCTGCACTTCACTCAAAAATAACCGCAATTGGCGTTGGTCGATCGAGCCGCTTGTATCGACTGCCACAAAAACTCGAACCGATTCTCCCACTAATGACTCTAGATATAGCCCTCGACCGACAAAGCGCCGATCAAACCCCATAAAGTCTGTCGGAGTTCGTACCAAATAGCGCCACAGGTACGATCGCCAATCTATCTGAGCAGCAGTTAATACGCCCAATTCTCGTTCTAGTCCCGCAGGCAATTTGCCTTGATCTACAGTACGGGCAATCACCATTGATTGCTGGAGAGCGTTTTTCCAGTGGGTTTCTAATGTGGCTTTTCGAGCCTGAGACAGGCTATCTAAACTCGCTGGAATAGAGGTCACTTGAGGTGATTCAAGTTGAGTCCTGCTTGCATCCTGACTAACATCGGTTAGGTTTAACTTGTCCCCTAATTGCTGTGCTTTGTCCTCTAATTTTTGTGATTGCGTCTCAGTCTCCGCCTCATGGTTTGAAGGATTAGAAGTTCCCTGGTTTTGCTTAGATAGAGCATTGTTTGGCGATCGGTCTAACAAATCGGGATTGGGTAAGCTTAACTGCGCCGAGTCTTGTTTGAGTAGTAGTTCACAAATCTCTTCAACGCTGAGATGTTCAAGTTTAGGATCTCGCACTCCTCCGGGTGGTAGATCAAACACACCTTGCTGCACAATCATGCCATTGACCACAATATCAGCGGCAATATTCCAAACCTTAGGATCTCGCACTCCGCGTCGTACAGTGTGAAGTAAGGCAGCGTGCAGAACTTCGTGAAGTAACAGCCCATCCTGTTGAGCACTAGGAAGAGAGCGTAGATAGTTTGGGTTAAAGAAAATATCTTTGCCGTCTGTTGCAGCCGTTGGGGTGTGCTGAGTCGGGATAAACCGAGCAAACAGAGCCAGGGTTGCAAAGAAGGGAGATTTCATTCGCAACCTCAGGAGAGAAGCACTAATGATTTGAAGATCTTTCACAGGTGTTGGAATTACCAATCTCAATGGCTAAATCATGGGAAATCGGTGATTTCAGAAGGCTAGCAGTTGTTCACACCCCCACCAATTGCTGAAACTCCTGCAAAAATTTCTGAAGTTGAGCATCTTTGTGCACCAATTTTGCCAGGGTTCCCATCTGTCCTTTGCTCCGCATGACTCGAAACATATCGATGGCAAATAACTGTACCCACTCCGCTGTCGCCTTTTGACTGAGCCAGGTAAAAGCGTTGTAGGCTTGATTTGCGTCTGCTGCCCGTAGCGTCAGCCCGATCGCCGTAGCATAGCGAGTAGAGGGTTCAGCAGGAAAGTCAATGCGGTCGCCATTTCCCTCTAGAATGGGCGTGAGATTCGGTAAGGTGCGGTATAGCTCAATGTATGCGGCAAACTCTGCCTCTGCTGCCACTCCAACGGCTGGCGCAATACTCAAGTCCGCTGCATGTAATGCACTTGCCATCACCCACGATCGCGGTGAACACCAGGCAGGCTGTTGGGGATCAAGCTTATGTAGTAAAGCCGGACGAAACGAGAGAAAGGCAATGATCTGTTCATGCACGCCTGTTTCTAGCGCATAGGCTTTGAAGCTATCAAAATCGGGTTCGACTTGAAGATGTAGGAACCGATTCGCTAAGGGTGTAGGCATATCAAACACCGCCGCCCGATCTTCTTTGCGGTTTCCGGCTGCCCAGACAAACCAGCCCTCTGGAACGGTGTAGGAACCGACGCGGCGATCGAGAATTAATTGCTGTGCTACACCCTGCATGACTGGAGGAGCCATATTCAGCTCATCAAGAAAGAGAATGCCTTTGCCCTCACGTGGTAGAAATTCTGGTGGATACCATTTAGATATCCCATCTTCTGCAACGGGAAGACCGCGCAAATCGGTAGGGGCAAGTTGTGACAGCCTCACATCTACAAAATTAATGGCATGATCGCGAGTGAGTTGTTCCACAATGCTCGATTTGCCAATGCCCGGTGTTCCCCAAATCATGGTGCTGATTTGCAGATTTTGGGTGAGGAGGCGATCGAGGTAGGTTTTTAGTTCTGTAGGAGTCATGGTCTCAATTTAGGATCTTGATGCGAGATGAGTTTGAGCACCGGCACGAACTGCCCAATTTCCATCTGTTGTCAGGCGTTGCAAAGGCTTACCGAATCACTAGATCAAAAGAGGATGCTAGTTCTCGCAACACATCAGACGGCGTGTTTTCGTCTGCGGCTTCTTGTTCTGGTGTGAGCATAGTGAGAGGCGATCGCATGTTTGTCTTCCCAAATCGGGACACTGCTTTGTAGGTTTTTCGCGAGGAGGCGATCGAGATAGGCTTTTATTCAATGGGGGTCATAGTGAAGCAATTAGTGACAAAACGTGAAAAGAAAATTCAACAGAGTTTACTCCCAGGTTAATTGGCTGAAATGAGCTTCCTGCCAGGCTTTTTTGGGGCTAGTGTCCTCTAAAACGTTTTGTGCTGCATGACGGACATAGTCAGAATGATCCGTTGATAGCTGAATTAGGAAGGTTTCTGGGATGTTGGGATTTTCGGCAACTCCTTTACGAATCGATGCAGACGGGCTGTTCAAGAATTGGCGAATGATCTCCTCTGGCATGGCAGGATTTTTAGCCAGGAGCGCGTGTTTGGATGGATCATTCTTGAACCAATCCATCAAGATTGGCATGGGTGTATTCGGATGGCTAGCCGCAAGCTTTTGGTAAATCTCTTTCGAGCTTTTTGCCAATTTTTCTAATGCCGTAATCGGAAGATGAGGATTTATTTCGAGGCGTGTCAAGGTATCAAAATCATATTCCTCAAGCAGCATAAACACTAGTCGATCAGAAAGGCTAGGGTTTAGAGCGACGGAGTGTTTGACGTAGTATGGACGGCAATCGCCCACAATCAGCTCCTCTAAAAGATCTTCTGATGTGTTGGGATTCAGGGCAACTGCACAAAGCAGCGCAATGCTCGAGTCCGATTGATCTTCTACCAGTTTTCGGAGAAGAGTAGCAGGGATGGGTCGTCTAGCAATTTCAAGCTTGACGGTGCCTGTACTTCGGACTGCCAAGATTTCGATCACACTTTTAGGAAGCTTAGGTCTAAGAATAAGCGCTTGATCAACTCTATCCAACTTTGGGTTTCGTAGTCTGTCATCTCTAGCCGCGATGATTTCAAGCACATCGTCAGGTGTATTGGGGTCTCTAATGATACCTTTCAAAAACTCACACCATGGTTCGCTTTGCTTTGAAATCGAGCGAATTTCTTGCTCTGTGAGGGTTCGCTCAGGTGTTTCAAGCTGTTTATGTTTAGCAAGCCACGTTGAAAACAAGATGCTGTTTGCCGTTGGACGAGGAAGAGTATCGAATAGGTTCGGATTTTCTAACAGCAGAAGCGACCATAAAGGATTCTCTAATATCTGCTTTGGAAACTCCTCCCCTAATTTGAACAGAACGTCTACAGGCACATTAGGATTTGCCACAACTCCACAACGGATTTCCTGATCTGGACTCGTTGCTAATTCTCTCAGTAGTTCTGGATCAGCACAGGAATTTCGGGAAACAATTCGTCCGAGTTCAACGCTTTGCTGGGCAAGCTTCCGCAATTCTTCTACGGGCGTTGCTTCGTCTGCGGCTTGTTGTTCTGGCGTTAGCATAGTCAGGAGCGATCGCACTTTTGCTTAATGTTCCCAATTTAGTCCTTAAATGAGGTGATTTTGGATAACCGTGCAGAAACTGATCAGTTTGCTTCACCTGCAAATTTGAGGCGATCGCTATACTTGAGCGAGCCTGATGTGAAATAAGGGTCTGTCCAGCTATCGTCGGGAGTTAGCCCAGGTGGTTTTGCTGCCCGGTTGTTTTGTCCATCTTTGCCATCTTTGAGGCGGAAGCGAAAACGGTAGTGGTCATACAGCCGCATCAACTCACATCCATAGCAGTCTGCGACATCTGTATTCCCCTGTAATAAGAGAAAGTTTTCGTCATTACTTTCGGAAGCAGCTTTTGAGAAATTGTGAGAGCCGCTAATTACAATCGGATGATCTGAAGTAAAGTCAACGACGATCAGCTTGGTGTGGATGAGAATGTTACCGCGCTGTCCTTTGGTCGATTCTTTCAAAAATCCTTCTAACCCGTTCCCTAGCATCGCAGTTGCCACAAAATTTGCGGTGCGATCGGCATGGATACCTGTGATCTGAGTCCGGCTATTTTGCAGCCCATAACGCAGAATCGGATCACGAGGCTTACCCAATAATGCCGCTTCCAGTTCATCATAGAGGTCAAATGCTGTGCAAAACAGTACATCTCTTTCAGCCTGATGAATCATTTGAATAAATGCTTGCAGGTCACTCGGAGCGGAGCGGGGAGAAAATCCAACGAATGTAGACTGTCCCATCTCTATGGAGTTGTTTTGATTAATATAGTGACGAGTTTCTGTCGGTGTTTTGCCTGCAAACAGCACCTCAAAGAGATCGAGATAGGGCTGAGCGATCGCGACATCTCGGGTCACGTGAACCACATTGGCTTGGCGATAAACGCCATTGTGGGTAAAGTTGGTCGATCCGCAAAGGACTGACTGTGGGTTTCTCTTGTCTCCACGCAAGCGGCTCAGAACAATGAATTTGTGATGGCAGATCTTTGGGGTAATCCTCGCCCGTTTAATTGTTGCAGGCAGTCCTTCCAAATGCGTTTCATTTTCCTCAGTCTGCTCATCTCCATTTTTGGCATGATAAACAATTCGGATGTTCACCCCTCGTGCATGAGCTGCCTTAACTGCTTCAACAATCTCAGGCAACTCGTACTCATAAATAGCAATATCCAACGCCCAAGTTTCATCGGCTGCCACTTCAATCAATTGCACAATCTGCTCCAACACCCCTCGGCTCAGCCAAGCCAGCACTGGAGGTGGCAGTTCAGGCAATGGTTTTTTAGCCTTTCTGGCGGCATTGATTTGTTGCTCAACCTCAGGAAACTTACGGGAGAAAGCCTGACTCGCTGCTGCGGCGCGATTAAACAATACATAGTGCTCACTCTGGCGACTGGTCGTTGTCACCGTCACCGTTGGACCTGCCTCGATCTCCAAGCGATCTGGCTTCCCATAAACCGGATGAATGCTGTACTTGTAGGTTGTCTCGGGATACACCCGATAATCAGACCAGCGAAACTTTTGGATTGGAGCCAGATTGCTAGCAATCAAGCGACCTGGTTGATAGGACATTCCCGGAAAGGACAGCATGCCATTGAGCCATTCTTTCTTACCAGAACGTCCATCTGTCCGCTCGATCGCGAATCCCAAGAGTCCTTGGCGCTCCGAAGCCCCAACGGTCATTGCCACCAGAACTCCGGTCGTCCCAGCGTATGCTTTCACTGAAACACCATTCTTGCTTGCTGTCCTGCGCATGGCAATTCTCTCAGGATGCTATAGGATATCTGAAATTTGAGTGTTGAGTAGAGCGATGAGTGTTGAGCGCATCATTCCACGCAACACTCATCTCCATCAGTAGAACTTAGAATACAAGCGTCCAGCCCTCACGAGCTGCTTGTTTTTCGGTATAAGATACCCCGTCAATTTTGATGCCACGACTATCTAGTAGGGTGATAATGCCGCCTTTGTTACCTAATTGCACAGTTTGAGGTAGTTGTACAACCAACATGCTGCCTGAAGCAAGTGTTCCAGATAGAGAATGTTTGTTCTTCAATCGATCTGCGATCGCCCATCCCGTTAAGTCAATAGATGTCGGTGAAGTATTGAGGAGCGTGACTGTTTCTATACCTAGATCAGCCCCTTCTGGATTTACTAGTGCAGCAATAATGCGAACAACTAGGTCAACTTCGCCTTTGATGGGGGTTTCCGTGGGATGACCTGGGGCAGGTTTTGCAACAATGCAATGCCCAGTTGTATCATCGGTATGCCAGCACTGCGACTGAAATTTGAGAAAGATACCAATCCAACGATTGTCCGTAGGAAAGTGAATTAGCAAAGCGCCATCCTGCCAGACTCCATCATCTTGTTCAAACTTCTT belongs to Trichocoleus sp. FACHB-46 and includes:
- a CDS encoding transposase family protein, coding for MKQACCNRLLHPFNAHPQPGKRMVGLGAKALWELWQRTAEAERAKRLRQAQRPRGKRQAGGGRKQDAAVLGRLLVTLIYLRQHWTLQAIALTLDCAEATVWNYIHEMLPHLRERLPASLLEQWQQECPSIERAELEQWLAELPEGALLVDSWEQAIPRPTDDQE
- a CDS encoding RtcB family protein, with translation MPYEKLDLSTAKPVLSWANHELGQDETKMAKNVASLPFVFKHVALMPDVHLGKGALVGSVVATKAAIVPAAVGVDIGCGMCAIKTPFVAEQLDGKLHQIRQDIEALIPVGFNENDEADAQVLNWQGWQDFKHLHSDAQHLEAKALKQMGSLGGGNHFIEVCVDEQNQVWLMLHSGSRHIGNVLAQRHIETAKELAKLAGEKLPDPDLAHFVQGTPEFEAYWRDLQWAQNYARVNREVLMARSKRVLEKHLANGQPFTPCLNVNCHHNYAEREVHFGEEVYVTRKGAVRAQADDYGIIPGSMGAKSYIVKGKGNVASYCSCSHGAGRLMSRNKAKLNFTLEDLIQQTQGIECRKDEGVLDEIPGVYKPIDQVMANQSDLVEVVATLKQLVCVKG
- a CDS encoding VWA-like domain-containing protein; this encodes MKDLQIISASLLRLRMKSPFFATLALFARFIPTQHTPTAATDGKDIFFNPNYLRSLPSAQQDGLLLHEVLHAALLHTVRRGVRDPKVWNIAADIVVNGMIVQQGVFDLPPGGVRDPKLEHLSVEEICELLLKQDSAQLSLPNPDLLDRSPNNALSKQNQGTSNPSNHEAETETQSQKLEDKAQQLGDKLNLTDVSQDASRTQLESPQVTSIPASLDSLSQARKATLETHWKNALQQSMVIARTVDQGKLPAGLERELGVLTAAQIDWRSYLWRYLVRTPTDFMGFDRRFVGRGLYLESLVGESVRVFVAVDTSGSIDQRQLRLFLSEVQGILGTYPHLQCDLYYADAEIYGPYVLDPDVELPAPKGGGGTSFVPFFQQVAEQWDGMTMGVCIYLTDGYGQFPTDAPCSPVLWVVTSGGLALEQFPFGEAVRLLSR
- a CDS encoding AAA family ATPase, which gives rise to MTPTELKTYLDRLLTQNLQISTMIWGTPGIGKSSIVEQLTRDHAINFVDVRLSQLAPTDLRGLPVAEDGISKWYPPEFLPREGKGILFLDELNMAPPVMQGVAQQLILDRRVGSYTVPEGWFVWAAGNRKEDRAAVFDMPTPLANRFLHLQVEPDFDSFKAYALETGVHEQIIAFLSFRPALLHKLDPQQPAWCSPRSWVMASALHAADLSIAPAVGVAAEAEFAAYIELYRTLPNLTPILEGNGDRIDFPAEPSTRYATAIGLTLRAADANQAYNAFTWLSQKATAEWVQLFAIDMFRVMRSKGQMGTLAKLVHKDAQLQKFLQEFQQLVGV
- a CDS encoding phospholipase D-like domain-containing protein, which translates into the protein MRRTASKNGVSVKAYAGTTGVLVAMTVGASERQGLLGFAIERTDGRSGKKEWLNGMLSFPGMSYQPGRLIASNLAPIQKFRWSDYRVYPETTYKYSIHPVYGKPDRLEIEAGPTVTVTTTSRQSEHYVLFNRAAAASQAFSRKFPEVEQQINAARKAKKPLPELPPPVLAWLSRGVLEQIVQLIEVAADETWALDIAIYEYELPEIVEAVKAAHARGVNIRIVYHAKNGDEQTEENETHLEGLPATIKRARITPKICHHKFIVLSRLRGDKRNPQSVLCGSTNFTHNGVYRQANVVHVTRDVAIAQPYLDLFEVLFAGKTPTETRHYINQNNSIEMGQSTFVGFSPRSAPSDLQAFIQMIHQAERDVLFCTAFDLYDELEAALLGKPRDPILRYGLQNSRTQITGIHADRTANFVATAMLGNGLEGFLKESTKGQRGNILIHTKLIVVDFTSDHPIVISGSHNFSKAASESNDENFLLLQGNTDVADCYGCELMRLYDHYRFRFRLKDGKDGQNNRAAKPPGLTPDDSWTDPYFTSGSLKYSDRLKFAGEAN
- a CDS encoding DUF2278 family protein, with amino-acid sequence MPLKEYGVLKGRPVARRLAVTSNAHYQVHLVDDDTDYRIAINVKSKLSPSELEYLIDENFNHPITASLVNLPLGFKPLQSQPGGLALDFIRGNLLDRTKMIPLPFNIPGPDNDLNDKIDHYIQRAMSDEEALIYAFGERWGPEPRTKDKIFGFLPGNGIHDIHMNQGNAKKFEQDDGVWQDGALLIHFPTDNRWIGIFLKFQSQCWHTDDTTGHCIVAKPAPGHPTETPIKGEVDLVVRIIAALVNPEGADLGIETVTLLNTSPTSIDLTGWAIADRLKNKHSLSGTLASGSMLVVQLPQTVQLGNKGGIITLLDSRGIKIDGVSYTEKQAAREGWTLVF